One segment of Eretmochelys imbricata isolate rEreImb1 chromosome 5, rEreImb1.hap1, whole genome shotgun sequence DNA contains the following:
- the LOC144265020 gene encoding zinc finger and SCAN domain-containing protein 32-like: MHWPGRQEKAHELLNFNFLFGQHGKLQVSGELISRGDHAELISRGDHDGVPESQKSSSMDCTGSDRCMGREIRAIRTTFQFSKCQNIVKISQGMKDRGHNRDPKQCRVKLKDLRQAYQKTREANGRSGSEPQTCRFYDELHAILGGSATTTPAVLFDSFNGDGGNTEAGFGDEEDDDDGEVVDSSQQASGETGFPDSQELFLTLDLEPLLPEPTQGCLPDLPGREGTSAACVSRITGSSPSQRLAKIRRRKKRTRD; encoded by the exons atgcactggccaggtagacaggaaaaggcccacgaacttttgaatttcaatttcctatttggccagcatggcaagctgcaggtgagtggagagctcatcagcagaggtgaccatgcagagctcatcagcagaggtgaccatgatggagtcccagaatcgcaaaagagctccagcatggactgtacgggatctgatcgctgtatggggagagaaatccgtgctatcagaactacgttccagttttcgaaatgccaaaacattgtcaaaatctcccagggcatgaaggacagaggccataacagggacccgaagcagtgccgtgtgaaacttaaggatctgaggcaagcctaccagaaaaccagagaggcaaacggccgctccgggtcagagccccaaacatgccgcttctatgatgagctgcatgccattttagggggttcagccaccactaccccagccgtgttgtttgactccttcaatggagatggaggcaacacagaagcaggttttggggacgaggaagatgatgatgatggtgaagttgtagatagctcacagcaagcaagcggagaaactggttttcccgacagccaggaactgtttctcaccctggacctggagccactactccctgaacccacccaaggctgcctcccagatctgccaggcagagaagggacgtctg ctgcatgtgtttcaaggatcacaggatcttctccttcccagaggctagcgaagattagaaggcgaaaaaaacgcactcgcgattaa